The Raoultibacter phocaeensis genome contains a region encoding:
- the ilvD gene encoding dihydroxy-acid dehydratase has translation MHYRSDAVKKGVARAPHRSLLKADGMTDEELARPLVAVVNSRNDIIPGHNNLDKIADAVKAGIYMAGGVPFEISTIGVCDGIAMNHEGMHYSLVSREVIADSVECAVQGHQFDAMVCIPNCDKIVPGMLMGALRVNIPTVFVSGGPMLAGKQPGGCGPTTDLNTLFDGAAAVQNGTMTEEELAYYEDTACPTCGSCSGMFTANSMNCLCEALGIALPGNGTIPAVYSERIRLAKHAGMKAMELLERGVTARDIVNKAAIHNAMECDMAFGGSTNTVLHLTAIAAEAGHPISMDDWDDASARTPHLVKLQPSGPRPLSDLYEVGGVPVVIAELDKLGLIDRSAVTCMGSMGEYLDYMGEHCQGADGEVCRSFDNPFSEAGALKVLHGNIAPDGAIVKKAAVDPAMMKHTGLARVFESEEEACAAINAGKIVPGDVVVIRYEGPKGGPGMREMLTPTSSIVGMGLSTSVALITDGRFSGATKGPAVGHVSPEAAAGGPIALIEEGDSITVDIGRGALTLNVDEAELERRRTAWQPPAQKHNHGVLSRYAKLVTSADKGAILS, from the coding sequence ATGCACTACCGCAGCGATGCTGTGAAAAAGGGGGTTGCGCGCGCACCGCACCGCAGCCTGCTTAAGGCAGACGGAATGACCGACGAGGAGCTTGCGCGACCGCTTGTCGCCGTCGTCAACTCCCGAAACGACATCATTCCCGGGCACAACAACCTCGATAAGATCGCCGATGCCGTGAAGGCGGGCATCTACATGGCGGGCGGCGTTCCTTTCGAAATCTCCACCATCGGCGTGTGCGACGGCATCGCGATGAACCACGAGGGCATGCACTACTCGCTCGTTTCGCGCGAGGTTATCGCCGATTCGGTCGAATGTGCGGTGCAGGGCCATCAGTTCGATGCTATGGTATGCATTCCCAATTGCGACAAGATCGTGCCCGGCATGCTCATGGGCGCTTTGCGCGTAAACATCCCCACCGTGTTCGTGTCGGGTGGTCCTATGCTCGCGGGCAAGCAGCCGGGCGGGTGCGGGCCGACGACCGACCTCAACACGCTTTTCGACGGGGCGGCTGCCGTGCAAAACGGCACGATGACCGAAGAGGAGCTCGCATACTACGAAGATACAGCGTGTCCGACCTGCGGCAGTTGCTCGGGCATGTTCACGGCGAACTCCATGAATTGCCTGTGCGAGGCGCTCGGCATCGCGCTTCCCGGCAACGGCACGATACCTGCCGTCTACTCCGAGCGCATCAGGCTTGCAAAGCATGCGGGCATGAAGGCGATGGAGCTTTTGGAACGGGGTGTCACCGCCCGCGATATCGTGAACAAAGCTGCTATCCATAACGCGATGGAGTGCGATATGGCGTTCGGCGGCTCGACGAATACGGTGCTCCATCTTACGGCCATCGCGGCCGAGGCGGGCCACCCCATCTCGATGGACGATTGGGATGACGCAAGCGCGCGCACCCCGCATCTCGTGAAGCTCCAGCCCTCGGGTCCCAGGCCGCTTTCCGATCTCTACGAAGTCGGCGGAGTACCGGTGGTCATCGCCGAGCTCGACAAACTCGGCCTCATCGACCGCAGTGCCGTTACGTGCATGGGTTCGATGGGCGAGTACCTCGACTATATGGGCGAGCACTGCCAAGGCGCCGACGGCGAAGTGTGCCGCAGCTTCGACAACCCGTTTTCGGAAGCGGGGGCGCTCAAAGTGCTGCACGGCAACATCGCTCCCGATGGGGCCATCGTCAAGAAGGCGGCGGTCGATCCGGCTATGATGAAGCACACTGGTCTCGCCCGCGTGTTCGAAAGCGAGGAAGAAGCGTGCGCCGCCATCAACGCCGGCAAAATCGTCCCAGGCGATGTGGTTGTCATCCGCTACGAAGGCCCGAAAGGCGGCCCCGGCATGCGCGAGATGCTCACACCCACCTCGTCGATCGTCGGCATGGGGCTTTCCACGTCGGTCGCGCTCATCACCGACGGGCGTTTTTCGGGGGCAACCAAGGGCCCTGCCGTGGGGCACGTCAGTCCCGAGGCGGCGGCGGGAGGTCCGATCGCGCTTATCGAAGAGGGCGATTCGATCACCGTCGACATCGGGAGGGGAGCGCTTACGCTCAATGTCGACGAGGCGGAACTCGAGCGAAGGCGCACGGCATGGCAGCCGCCCGCGCAGAAACACAACCACGGGGTGCTCTCCCGTTACGCGAAACTGGTGACTTCGGCAGACAAGGGGGCGATTCTCTCATGA